In Luteitalea sp. TBR-22, one genomic interval encodes:
- a CDS encoding penicillin-binding protein 1A has translation MATYVVRVARQATVFLLFLLTIVLGAVSGVLFAFAGDLPQISALDDYAPSTITRIYATNGEVIGEFATQRRTVVTYDEISPLLRQAIVAAEDKDFDKHVGLSVPRILAALAKDVLERRKAGGASTITQQLARNLFLNFEKTWERKIKEAILAIQIEKRYTKREILTMYCNTIYFGHGAYGVEAASRLYFGKSARSLALEEAALIAGIIQGNVRQSPYINPEAAARRRNYALQRMAEEGFITQDAARKAIASPIKTAGLPTQQYSPAPYFVEEVRQQLEARFGAKQLYENGLSVQTSLDLPLQLAATRALQHGLRRLDQRRGFREPVNLLAAGADLDAYRHPRWQGPMVVGDVVPAVVTGTTATEIQARAGRLDVRIPKAGFDWTGKASASALVSRGDLVQVLLEQVEDGGHTAVGRLDQEPELQGAVVALDNRTGRTLAMVGGFDFDRSKFNRAIQASRQLGSTFKLVVYTAAIDRGYTPASTLLDAPVSFPGGAGSPAYAPMNYDRTFQGPVSLRRALEQSRNVPTVRLMNALGPKQVIQYAQKLGITSPIPPYLSSALGAGEATLLEITNAFSLFPNQGVRMTPYQILRVTDREGNALEENRPVPTEAIRADTAYVMTSLLQGVVQHGTAARAAALQWPLGGKTGTTDDFTDAWFIGFDPDITIGVWVGFDTKRPIGQGQSGAVAALPIWIDVMQHWVERQRKVLKAVPEFPAPGNIVFATSETGDKEAFIAGTEPGAEIR, from the coding sequence GTGGCCACCTACGTTGTCCGCGTCGCCCGCCAGGCGACGGTCTTCCTCCTCTTCCTGCTGACCATCGTCCTCGGGGCGGTGAGCGGCGTGCTGTTTGCCTTCGCCGGTGACCTGCCGCAGATCTCGGCGCTCGACGACTACGCGCCGAGCACCATCACCCGCATCTACGCCACCAACGGCGAGGTGATCGGCGAGTTCGCCACGCAGCGCCGCACGGTGGTCACCTACGACGAGATCTCCCCGCTGCTGCGGCAGGCAATCGTCGCGGCCGAGGACAAGGACTTCGACAAGCACGTCGGGCTCTCGGTGCCGCGCATCCTCGCGGCGCTCGCCAAGGACGTCCTCGAGCGGCGCAAGGCCGGCGGGGCGAGCACGATCACGCAGCAGCTCGCGCGCAACCTGTTCCTCAACTTCGAGAAGACCTGGGAACGCAAGATCAAGGAAGCGATCCTCGCGATCCAGATCGAGAAGCGGTACACGAAGCGGGAAATCCTGACGATGTACTGCAACACGATCTACTTCGGGCACGGCGCCTATGGCGTCGAAGCCGCGTCGCGCCTGTACTTCGGCAAGTCGGCCAGGTCGCTGGCGCTCGAGGAGGCCGCCCTCATCGCCGGAATCATCCAGGGCAACGTGCGGCAGAGCCCGTACATCAACCCCGAGGCGGCGGCGCGCCGACGCAACTACGCCCTGCAGCGGATGGCCGAGGAAGGCTTCATCACGCAGGACGCCGCGCGCAAGGCCATCGCCAGTCCCATCAAGACGGCTGGCCTGCCCACGCAGCAGTATTCTCCGGCGCCCTACTTCGTCGAGGAGGTGCGGCAGCAGCTCGAGGCGCGGTTCGGCGCCAAGCAGCTGTACGAGAACGGGCTGTCGGTGCAGACGAGCCTCGACCTGCCGCTGCAGCTGGCCGCCACGCGCGCGCTGCAGCACGGCCTGCGGCGCCTCGACCAGCGCCGCGGCTTCCGGGAGCCGGTCAACCTGCTCGCGGCAGGCGCCGACCTCGACGCCTACCGCCACCCGCGGTGGCAGGGCCCCATGGTCGTCGGCGACGTCGTGCCCGCCGTCGTCACCGGCACCACCGCCACCGAGATTCAGGCACGCGCGGGTCGCCTCGACGTGCGGATCCCGAAGGCCGGCTTCGACTGGACGGGCAAGGCCAGCGCGTCGGCGCTCGTGTCGCGTGGCGACCTCGTGCAGGTGCTCCTCGAGCAGGTCGAAGACGGCGGCCACACCGCCGTCGGGCGCCTCGACCAGGAGCCTGAACTGCAGGGCGCCGTCGTCGCGCTCGACAACCGCACGGGCCGCACCCTCGCGATGGTCGGCGGCTTCGACTTCGACCGCAGCAAGTTCAACCGCGCGATTCAGGCGTCGCGGCAACTGGGCTCGACCTTCAAGCTGGTGGTCTACACGGCTGCCATCGATCGCGGCTACACGCCGGCGAGCACGCTGCTCGACGCGCCCGTGTCGTTCCCGGGCGGTGCCGGGTCACCGGCCTACGCGCCGATGAACTACGACCGCACGTTCCAGGGGCCGGTCTCGCTGCGCCGCGCCCTCGAGCAATCGCGCAACGTCCCCACCGTTCGCCTGATGAACGCGCTGGGACCCAAGCAGGTGATCCAGTACGCGCAGAAGCTGGGGATCACCTCGCCGATTCCGCCGTACCTCTCGAGCGCCCTCGGCGCCGGCGAGGCGACGCTGCTCGAGATCACGAATGCGTTCTCGTTGTTCCCCAACCAGGGGGTGCGGATGACGCCGTACCAGATCCTGCGGGTCACCGACCGGGAAGGCAACGCGCTCGAGGAGAACCGTCCGGTGCCCACCGAGGCCATCCGCGCCGACACCGCCTACGTGATGACCAGCCTGCTGCAAGGCGTCGTGCAGCACGGGACGGCGGCGCGGGCCGCCGCGCTGCAATGGCCGCTCGGCGGCAAGACCGGCACCACCGACGACTTCACCGACGCGTGGTTCATCGGCTTCGATCCCGACATCACGATCGGCGTGTGGGTGGGCTTCGACACCAAGCGCCCGATCGGCCAGGGCCAGAGCGGTGCGGTGGCCGCACTGCCCATCTGGATCGACGTGATGCAGCACTGGGTCGAGCGCCAGCGCAAGGTGCTCAAGGCGGTGCCCGAGTTCCCCGCCCCTGGCAACATCGTCTTTGCGACGAGCGAGACGGGCGACAAGGAAGCGTTCATCGCGGGCACGGAACCGGGCGCGGAGATTCGCTGA
- the prfB gene encoding peptide chain release factor 2 (programmed frameshift) has translation MKEEAYKRLDDLLRRAVELGRYLDAARPEQELARLEAQASHPDFWNNQAEAQKVLQRRRRLDEDVTLLKSLRQRSEDLAVLREWLDGGEDVSGDLVRGLDELQVEVEAGEVKKMLGGEHDLKNAIITVHPGAGGTESQDWAEMILRMYLRWAERRGFKKELIEAQPGDEAGIKSATVTITGEYAYGLLAAEAGVHRLVRISPFDQAARRHTSFASLYVWPELPDDVDITIDEKDLRIDTYRSSGAGGQHVNVTDSAVRITHLPTGVVVSCQNERSQHKNKDVAMKVLRSRLYDMKLKEQQAELDRLGGEKQAIAFGSQIRSYVLHPYQMVKDHRTKYQEGDVTRVLDGDIDSFIKTYLMAKASGTLGTASPDEE, from the exons GTGAAGGAAGAGGCGTACAAGCGGCTGGACGACCTGCTGAGACGGGCCGTCGAACTCGGGAGGTATCTT GACGCCGCTCGCCCCGAGCAGGAACTCGCGCGCCTCGAGGCGCAAGCCAGCCATCCCGATTTCTGGAACAACCAGGCCGAGGCGCAGAAGGTGCTCCAGCGCCGTCGCCGGCTCGACGAAGACGTCACGCTGCTGAAGTCGCTCCGCCAGCGGAGCGAGGATCTCGCCGTGCTGCGCGAGTGGCTCGACGGCGGCGAGGACGTCTCGGGCGACCTCGTGCGCGGGCTCGACGAGTTGCAGGTCGAAGTCGAAGCCGGCGAGGTCAAGAAGATGCTCGGCGGCGAGCACGACCTGAAGAACGCCATCATCACCGTCCACCCGGGCGCCGGCGGCACCGAATCGCAGGACTGGGCCGAGATGATCCTGCGGATGTACCTGCGCTGGGCGGAGCGTCGCGGCTTCAAGAAGGAACTGATCGAGGCGCAACCCGGCGACGAAGCCGGCATCAAGAGCGCGACGGTCACCATCACCGGCGAGTACGCCTACGGCCTGTTGGCGGCCGAGGCCGGCGTCCATCGCCTCGTCCGCATCTCGCCGTTCGACCAGGCGGCGCGGCGACACACGTCGTTCGCCTCGCTCTACGTCTGGCCCGAACTGCCCGACGACGTGGACATCACGATCGACGAGAAGGACCTGCGCATCGACACGTATCGTTCGAGCGGCGCGGGCGGCCAGCACGTCAACGTCACCGATTCGGCCGTGCGCATCACGCACCTGCCGACCGGCGTCGTCGTCTCGTGTCAGAACGAGCGGTCGCAGCACAAGAACAAGGACGTGGCCATGAAGGTGCTCCGGTCACGCTTGTACGACATGAAGCTGAAGGAGCAGCAGGCCGAGCTCGATCGCCTTGGCGGCGAGAAGCAGGCGATTGCCTTCGGCAGCCAGATCCGCAGCTACGTCCTGCACCCGTACCAGATGGTCAAGGACCATCGCACCAAGTACCAGGAAGGCGACGTCACGCGCGTCCTCGACGGCGACATCGACAGCTTCATCAAGACCTACCTGATGGCCAAGGCCAGCGGCACGCTGGGCACGGCCTCACCCGACGAGGAGTAA
- the lnt gene encoding apolipoprotein N-acyltransferase: MALAPLCVAVARTARRSAPRGPRPFLLGLVTGLVLFAGTVSWTSDVLAMFGGLNAALAWLLAGLLIGYLAIYPALFSLALTEALVRGGTRALMLAPAIWVGTEWLRGTLLTGFPWVLLGYSQSDTLAPLQAASVVGIYGVSGLVALPSTAIALLVVPDRQASRARLALAAACLAVVGMVVAWGAARLGRAELLAGPTTRVALVQGNVPQGQKWDPAYRDAILERYTLLTAEAARAGADLVVWPESSTPFVFGRDAVYTEIMRARLVAAGVPVVFGSDEVVGPSEFYNAAFVMDGRGEIRGSYRKMQLVPFGEYIPVRRVLFFADSLVEGFSDFSAGQRLTLLPVGDHKLSVAVCYEAVFPALAREAVRQGSQLLATITNDAWYGTSAAPYQHFQQARVRAVENGRYLVRAANTGISGVVDPYGRVVVQSPLFETGTWTADVRWLDGRTVYTRVGDTVAWACMLVTVALLALPWAERLRRRRRA, from the coding sequence GTGGCCCTCGCGCCGCTCTGTGTCGCCGTGGCACGGACGGCCCGCCGCTCCGCCCCGCGCGGACCTCGTCCCTTCCTGCTGGGGCTGGTGACGGGCCTGGTGCTGTTTGCCGGGACCGTCTCCTGGACCTCGGACGTCCTGGCGATGTTCGGTGGTCTCAACGCCGCGCTCGCGTGGCTGCTCGCCGGCTTGCTCATCGGGTACCTGGCGATCTATCCCGCGCTGTTCAGTCTCGCGCTGACCGAGGCACTCGTGCGCGGCGGCACGCGTGCCCTGATGCTCGCGCCCGCCATCTGGGTGGGTACCGAGTGGCTGCGCGGCACACTGCTCACGGGATTTCCCTGGGTGCTGCTCGGCTACAGCCAGTCGGACACGCTCGCGCCGCTGCAGGCGGCGAGCGTCGTCGGCATCTACGGCGTCTCGGGCCTGGTCGCCCTGCCGTCGACGGCGATCGCGCTGCTCGTCGTGCCCGACCGCCAGGCGTCCCGCGCGCGGCTCGCGCTGGCTGCGGCATGCCTGGCCGTGGTGGGGATGGTCGTCGCGTGGGGCGCGGCGCGCCTCGGCCGCGCCGAGTTGCTGGCCGGGCCGACGACGCGCGTCGCCCTCGTGCAGGGCAACGTGCCGCAGGGCCAGAAGTGGGATCCGGCGTACCGCGACGCGATCCTCGAGCGCTACACGCTCCTGACGGCGGAGGCCGCCCGGGCCGGCGCCGACCTCGTGGTCTGGCCCGAGTCGTCGACGCCGTTCGTCTTCGGTCGCGACGCTGTCTACACCGAAATCATGCGGGCCCGGCTCGTGGCGGCCGGCGTGCCCGTGGTGTTCGGCAGCGACGAGGTGGTGGGGCCCTCGGAGTTCTACAACGCCGCTTTCGTGATGGATGGCCGCGGCGAGATCCGCGGCAGCTACCGGAAGATGCAGCTGGTGCCGTTCGGCGAGTACATCCCGGTACGCCGCGTGCTGTTCTTCGCCGACTCGCTGGTCGAGGGCTTCTCGGACTTCAGCGCGGGGCAGCGGCTCACGTTGTTGCCGGTGGGCGACCACAAGCTGTCGGTGGCGGTCTGCTACGAGGCGGTGTTCCCGGCCCTCGCCCGTGAGGCGGTGCGGCAGGGGAGCCAGTTGCTGGCCACGATCACCAACGACGCGTGGTACGGCACGTCGGCGGCGCCCTACCAGCATTTCCAGCAGGCCCGGGTGCGCGCCGTCGAGAACGGCCGCTACCTCGTGCGCGCCGCCAACACCGGCATCAGCGGGGTCGTGGATCCGTACGGACGCGTCGTCGTGCAGTCGCCGCTCTTCGAGACGGGGACCTGGACGGCCGACGTCCGCTGGCTCGACGGCCGCACGGTCTATACCCGCGTCGGCGACACGGTGGCGTGGGCATGTATGCTCGTGACCGTGGCGTTGCTCGCCCTGCCGTGGGCGGAGCGCCTTCGACGTCGACGCCGAGCCTGA
- a CDS encoding SPOR domain-containing protein, translated as MGHDIHDDGFHEIQLSGKQLVFLFMATTVVSIVIFLCGVLVGRGVQRGRGGADTVAAEGVVAETVTPGPEEEASTAPSSEGPTQVSGLSYPQDLQKDGNPAPVKPGAASELAPAPAPAAEATRETPAAAPTPAAPPPAPPSRSAAAAAPVEPPPAPAEDGGFTVQVTALKNKPEADAIAQRLQARGYKAYVVAPSGGQTIFKVRVGRDLQRQDADKIMRRLQTEEKFKPWITR; from the coding sequence ATGGGCCACGACATCCACGACGACGGATTCCACGAGATTCAGCTGAGCGGCAAGCAGCTGGTCTTCCTCTTCATGGCGACGACCGTCGTCTCGATCGTCATTTTCCTCTGCGGTGTGCTGGTCGGCCGCGGGGTCCAGCGCGGACGTGGCGGCGCTGACACGGTGGCGGCCGAAGGGGTTGTTGCCGAGACCGTGACGCCCGGTCCCGAGGAAGAGGCGAGCACCGCGCCGAGTTCCGAGGGCCCCACGCAGGTGTCCGGGCTCAGCTATCCGCAGGACCTCCAGAAGGACGGCAATCCTGCGCCGGTGAAGCCCGGCGCGGCCAGCGAACTGGCGCCGGCACCGGCGCCCGCCGCGGAGGCCACCAGGGAGACGCCGGCTGCTGCGCCGACGCCAGCAGCCCCGCCGCCCGCGCCGCCGTCCAGGTCCGCCGCGGCTGCGGCGCCCGTGGAACCGCCGCCCGCTCCCGCCGAGGACGGTGGGTTCACCGTGCAGGTGACGGCCCTCAAGAACAAGCCCGAAGCCGACGCCATCGCGCAGCGCCTGCAGGCGCGCGGCTACAAGGCGTACGTGGTGGCCCCCTCGGGCGGCCAGACCATCTTCAAGGTGCGCGTCGGACGCGATCTCCAGCGGCAGGATGCCGACAAGATCATGCGGCGCCTGCAGACGGAAGAGAAGTTCAAGCCCTGGATTACGCGCTAG
- a CDS encoding tetratricopeptide repeat protein — MIRWVLLACVLLGSVVAPAAAQGPSVQPSVLVMPLRSAGQDPRTLWLGEGAALLIGDALTALGRPAVPRTDRVAAFDALELPADGELSRATLLRAAQVIGVRELVTGSVDITGDTLTLAVRVVQVEAGRGFPEIREQGPLRDVFAIATRVAAAIAGVPPGAPPTSSEGPPSLEVFESFVKGLVAETPATQLRFLEQAVQAAPGYARAHLAIWEVCTDEEQHARALAAAQAVPASSRWHRRARFAAGLSLIHLKRWDEAFTAYKTLLDESATAAVYNNLGVIQARRGSVTPQSGKSTWYFTKATEAAPESADYVFNLGYAYWLDKDGPAAIYWLREVVRRRPADGEAHFVLAAALQGASSTAEATRERDLARQLSSRFDEWEKRPREDGVGGVPRGLERLSSAETLPVRVDPALVTATQQEYQQLARFHFDRGQRLAEQQQDREAIAEFRKSLYLSPYDAETHLALGRVLLRSGRLRDAAESLKISLWSAESLEARLLLAEALLSSGDAAAALPHAERAAQLAPESADAKALLARVRATPPAKP; from the coding sequence GTGATCCGGTGGGTGCTGCTGGCCTGTGTGCTGCTGGGGAGCGTGGTCGCCCCCGCGGCTGCGCAGGGGCCGTCCGTGCAGCCCTCCGTGCTGGTGATGCCGCTGCGGTCGGCGGGGCAGGATCCCCGGACGCTGTGGCTCGGCGAGGGCGCGGCCCTGCTGATCGGCGACGCCCTGACCGCCCTCGGGCGCCCCGCCGTCCCGCGCACCGATCGCGTTGCGGCCTTCGATGCGCTCGAGTTGCCTGCCGACGGGGAGTTGTCGCGGGCGACGCTGTTGCGGGCCGCCCAGGTGATCGGCGTGCGCGAACTGGTGACCGGCAGCGTCGACATCACCGGCGACACCCTCACCCTGGCCGTGCGCGTGGTGCAGGTCGAGGCGGGACGAGGCTTTCCCGAGATCCGCGAGCAGGGGCCGTTGCGCGACGTCTTCGCGATCGCCACGCGCGTCGCCGCGGCCATTGCCGGCGTCCCGCCCGGCGCCCCGCCGACGTCGAGCGAAGGGCCGCCCTCGCTCGAGGTGTTCGAGTCCTTCGTCAAGGGCCTGGTGGCCGAGACGCCGGCCACGCAATTGCGCTTCCTCGAGCAGGCGGTACAGGCGGCGCCCGGCTATGCCCGCGCGCACCTGGCCATCTGGGAGGTGTGCACCGACGAGGAGCAGCACGCGCGCGCGCTGGCGGCCGCCCAGGCGGTGCCGGCGTCGTCGCGGTGGCACCGTCGGGCCCGCTTCGCCGCGGGACTGTCGCTCATCCACCTGAAGCGCTGGGACGAGGCCTTCACCGCGTACAAGACCCTGCTGGACGAGTCGGCCACCGCCGCGGTGTACAACAACCTCGGCGTCATCCAGGCCCGCCGAGGAAGCGTGACTCCTCAGTCGGGGAAGTCGACCTGGTACTTCACCAAGGCCACCGAGGCAGCTCCCGAGTCGGCCGACTACGTGTTCAACCTTGGCTACGCCTATTGGCTCGACAAGGACGGGCCCGCGGCCATCTACTGGCTTCGCGAGGTCGTCCGTCGGCGCCCGGCCGACGGTGAGGCGCACTTCGTCCTCGCGGCTGCCCTGCAGGGCGCGTCGAGCACGGCGGAGGCCACGCGCGAGCGCGACCTGGCCCGCCAACTGTCGTCGCGCTTCGATGAATGGGAGAAGCGTCCCCGTGAGGACGGCGTCGGCGGCGTGCCACGCGGGCTCGAGCGCCTCAGCAGCGCCGAGACGCTGCCGGTGCGCGTCGATCCGGCGCTGGTCACCGCGACGCAGCAGGAGTATCAGCAACTGGCCCGCTTCCACTTCGATCGCGGCCAGCGGCTGGCCGAGCAGCAGCAGGATCGGGAGGCGATCGCCGAGTTCCGCAAGTCGCTCTACCTCTCGCCCTACGATGCCGAGACGCACCTGGCGCTCGGCCGGGTCCTCTTGCGAAGCGGCCGTCTGCGCGACGCCGCCGAGTCGCTGAAGATCTCGCTCTGGAGCGCGGAGAGCCTCGAGGCGCGCCTGCTGCTGGCCGAGGCGCTGCTGTCGTCGGGTGATGCCGCGGCAGCCTTGCCGCACGCCGAACGGGCCGCGCAGTTGGCGCCAGAGTCGGCCGACGCGAAGGCCCTGTTGGCCCGGGTGCGCGCCACACCCCCTGCCAAGCCTTGA
- a CDS encoding molybdenum cofactor guanylyltransferase, producing MSGRPEGQADQWTGVVLAGGRSRRFGGVDKTRLPLGGRTLLARALDALAPFTAGRLVVGGAPVAGVAQVADAAPGEGPLGAILTALEAIDTPYALLLAVDLPFIPGSLLGKVRRAGAEAAVALVQAPDGRVPLCLSVRRETAPILREWFERGTRRVRALEDLAPCAWVAAEAAPPPGALWNVNDPLTYARALEMAEHDCPAC from the coding sequence GTGAGTGGGCGTCCGGAGGGCCAGGCCGACCAGTGGACCGGCGTGGTCCTGGCCGGTGGCCGCAGCCGGCGATTCGGCGGCGTGGACAAGACCCGCTTGCCCCTGGGTGGCCGCACCCTGCTGGCGCGGGCGCTCGATGCGCTGGCGCCGTTCACCGCTGGTCGCCTGGTCGTCGGCGGCGCTCCGGTGGCCGGCGTGGCGCAGGTGGCCGATGCCGCCCCGGGAGAGGGTCCGCTCGGCGCAATCCTGACGGCCCTCGAGGCAATCGACACGCCGTACGCCCTGCTGCTGGCGGTCGACCTGCCCTTCATCCCAGGCTCCCTGCTCGGCAAGGTGCGGCGCGCTGGCGCGGAGGCCGCAGTGGCGCTCGTGCAGGCCCCGGATGGCCGGGTGCCGTTGTGCCTGTCGGTGCGGCGCGAGACCGCCCCGATCCTGCGCGAGTGGTTCGAACGGGGAACGCGCCGCGTGCGGGCGCTGGAGGACCTGGCGCCGTGCGCGTGGGTCGCCGCCGAAGCGGCGCCTCCGCCTGGCGCCCTGTGGAACGTCAACGATCCGCTTACCTATGCGCGGGCGCTCGAGATGGCGGAGCACGACTGCCCGGCATGCTAA
- a CDS encoding arginine--tRNA ligase — protein sequence MILPLQQAVRAALRDTLTTLYGPEAVPATLVVETPPTRALGDLALPCAFELARVLRKAPRAIAQEIVAALPAIPGVRSVQAVGGGYINVHLDRAAFLRTHLGRPVAAEDLPARAKTIVEHTAINPNKAAHIGHLRNAILGDTIGRLLRFLGTPVEIQNYIDDTGVQVADVVVGFEQLEGKGLDEVRALAAGEKFDYYCWDLYARVTEWYEADRSTRLGIRARTLHAIEHGEGTSAEMGAVIADAIVRCHLRTMARLGIDYDLLSWEGDILRLQFWATAFDILKKNGTVYLQTEGKLKGCWVMEIDEDVDSTLAQGEAADVEGPEGADADADGVNPREKVIVRSNGTVTYVGKDIANQFWKFGLLGKDFAYRPFATRLAGDTLWATTTTGGTEPHPGFGRAGTVINVIDTRQSYLQQLLKQALATMGHRTQAEQSIHFSYEMVALSHKTARELGYEADADGKPFVEVSGRKGLGVKADDLLDRLVDKALDEVRKRNAGQSEAEARQTAEAIAIAAVRYFMVKFSRTKIIAFDIDEALSFEGESGPYLQYAAVRSGNILAKLRERDQVGEDTLAARLASLPEAHLIEGGEPADALWDLVLACARLDETVEAAVRSLEPSVVAKYAFGLAQAFSGFYHKCPILSEEREDVRLWRAAAVSYFRQQMTRALDLMGAVVPGRM from the coding sequence ATGATCCTGCCTCTGCAGCAGGCCGTGCGAGCGGCGCTACGAGACACGCTGACAACACTTTACGGCCCCGAGGCCGTGCCGGCGACCCTCGTCGTCGAGACCCCGCCGACCCGCGCCCTCGGCGACCTCGCCCTGCCGTGCGCCTTCGAGCTCGCGCGTGTGCTCCGCAAGGCGCCCCGGGCGATCGCGCAGGAGATCGTCGCCGCGCTGCCTGCCATCCCGGGCGTGCGGAGCGTGCAGGCAGTCGGCGGCGGGTACATCAACGTGCATCTCGATCGCGCCGCGTTCCTGCGCACGCACCTCGGCCGGCCCGTCGCCGCCGAGGACCTGCCGGCCCGCGCCAAGACCATCGTCGAGCACACGGCCATCAACCCGAACAAGGCGGCCCACATCGGCCACCTCCGCAACGCCATCCTCGGCGACACGATCGGCCGCCTGCTGCGCTTCCTCGGCACGCCGGTCGAGATCCAGAACTACATCGACGACACCGGCGTGCAGGTCGCCGACGTCGTCGTCGGCTTCGAGCAGCTCGAGGGCAAGGGCCTCGACGAGGTGCGAGCGCTCGCCGCGGGCGAGAAGTTCGACTACTACTGCTGGGACCTCTACGCCCGCGTCACCGAGTGGTACGAGGCCGACCGCAGCACCCGCCTCGGGATCCGGGCGCGCACGCTGCACGCCATCGAACACGGCGAGGGCACGAGCGCCGAGATGGGGGCGGTGATCGCCGACGCCATCGTCCGCTGCCACCTGCGCACGATGGCCCGACTCGGCATCGACTACGACCTGCTGTCGTGGGAAGGCGACATCCTGCGGCTGCAGTTCTGGGCCACGGCCTTCGACATCCTCAAGAAGAACGGCACGGTCTACCTGCAGACGGAGGGCAAGCTGAAGGGGTGCTGGGTGATGGAGATCGACGAGGACGTCGACTCCACGCTCGCCCAGGGCGAGGCCGCCGACGTCGAGGGCCCCGAGGGCGCGGACGCGGACGCCGACGGCGTCAACCCGCGCGAGAAGGTCATCGTCCGCTCCAACGGCACGGTGACCTACGTCGGCAAGGACATCGCGAACCAGTTCTGGAAGTTCGGCCTGCTCGGCAAGGACTTCGCGTACCGCCCGTTCGCCACGCGGCTGGCCGGCGACACGCTCTGGGCCACCACCACCACGGGCGGCACCGAGCCCCATCCCGGGTTCGGCCGCGCCGGCACGGTCATCAACGTGATCGACACGCGCCAGTCGTACCTGCAGCAGTTGCTCAAGCAGGCGCTGGCGACGATGGGGCATCGGACGCAGGCGGAGCAGTCGATTCACTTCTCGTACGAGATGGTGGCGCTCTCGCACAAGACCGCCCGTGAGCTCGGGTACGAGGCCGACGCCGACGGCAAGCCGTTCGTCGAGGTGTCGGGCCGCAAGGGCCTGGGCGTCAAGGCCGACGACCTGCTCGATCGCCTCGTCGACAAGGCCCTCGACGAGGTGCGCAAGCGCAACGCCGGGCAGTCGGAGGCCGAGGCGCGCCAGACCGCCGAGGCGATCGCGATCGCGGCGGTGCGGTACTTCATGGTGAAGTTCTCGCGCACCAAGATCATCGCCTTCGACATCGACGAGGCGCTCAGCTTCGAGGGCGAGAGCGGGCCGTACCTGCAGTACGCGGCGGTCCGTTCAGGCAACATCCTGGCCAAGCTCCGCGAACGCGATCAGGTCGGGGAGGACACGCTGGCCGCGCGGCTGGCTTCCCTGCCCGAGGCGCACCTGATCGAGGGCGGCGAGCCGGCCGATGCGCTGTGGGACCTCGTGCTGGCCTGCGCCCGCCTCGACGAGACCGTCGAGGCCGCCGTCCGCAGCCTCGAGCCCTCGGTGGTCGCCAAGTACGCGTTCGGGCTGGCGCAGGCGTTCAGCGGCTTCTACCACAAGTGCCCGATCCTCTCGGAAGAGCGCGAG